One segment of Babesia bigemina genome assembly Bbig001, chromosome : II DNA contains the following:
- a CDS encoding LUXS/MPP-like metallohydrolase containing protein, protein MGLLRVLGALAIAIHAAAVLERGGSAAGTAMAVALRSCEGCCDVLGPGRATRAPRGAGAFIGSSAAKWKAGSGAVLDGRRASALGRSFAKAKEEDPASTDDDLDGVASDVFEDEVGYDDIYDEDSEYGSEEEEEDEEDEDEEGSTSEYDSDEEAGNSAFDYNARGELMLPNLPRLSRTRVSRNRHKLFRGSVVHLSDLVYPLVVHDKESSESVPEVPGLRLMSIADLVKEVEEARNLGLTSFMIHPHIDKALRSQFADEGLNPDGLLPRAIDAVKEAFPDVQVFADASVAHFSLDGHDGLVEPQTDFIANDVSVSQVAKQVTTLASAGCDVVSLNDTLDGTVGVARDALDFEGFTDVSLMSRAGKFNSVLMAQQRKLLGMTPSENVRPESYLHDVAVDEESIMKGMQDVDDGADLVAVEPATGFLDVIRNLKDRLRSPVVAVHTTGEYRALKAAAAAGVFDERAAALEAIRGLRRAGADVIISSFSKDVAQWLLEDMQTNGMEHPADPLPENPQVVRGRLPNGLEYTLLPNANHCERLEAYLEVMSGSADELDHQRGVAHFCEHVTYMGSRKRDALVGRDVRTNAFTDFHHTVFYASCPSSMEGCGGREGSLERALEALADVVVAPTQFTASRVEKERQAILSEARIINTLEYRKNCATVEALHSETRFPIGDLDALERYSVQDLADYHRIHYRPSNLRLFLVGDIAPESAIRAVERVFAGMQEDRELVDRYMREHADIYQGTVKESRWGLPPAKHIWDQPGPIAHVWQNGQIRNLSLEVVRKMPIPTILTCGDMRQSLLMKLAYRIMSLNFDILQRGAGSLESVEANDYDCTNEGCRVRSFEFRCAPYQWRDALSAAVAQAKCLATQGATHEMFSLVRDSMLLDCSRLDSAKADNRDVIAGLMDAATCGRTVMLPDAEKELVTDMLHSVRLDDVNDMASRLFPWSSGESFSGIHLICSTPPPDPSIGYDGVTEELVADAFESECREPLSAAALNPNVNTPSQLLSDEERREVVGRRPYGEAPSFVANPMLPKERYARPEEPRDEVLRSLAVGGDLRLVSERYIDAVRDSFKLRSDIEYITENTETPSELSRIGERLTEGSSHLVNEREHGKYTQALANLRKPLASTLDPGDVLYRERPGPAGIHLLTLGNSIRVNLRVGEGDQMAMKAVIPIEYDYCNQEALLRRKRELLLAANAMMEGGAMGSLSRLQVEMFCSQHLIDVMIGANEDYFSIEMSFPYGRQGRRGGNLESALQIMHALLQHHRIEPDALARAKDKLRRDRDVYAQDLQAYGTADLVSAMSEGKLTYHNLDMAAIGESKLENIQATLDGIFKRGAVELSMSGAFDLQAAKSLLLQYIGTVQLPESTAPAPDRYQLWRHYDTASDDAADKGARFTTVQDDAVGPASTGGSGSEASDAPASPEERHRLILVPDNQERAMVLVGGYAPNASGIMPDGTHMADIMHAELYATLATDRDVNNNVEKLVRTAKELWLHPAFPRAACALLQEILNNRSFTVLRAEKHLTYESNVDFVLYDVQFAGYFVISVHSSFDKSESILEETRNLVAELRAGIRPVTEHHLQRARDQVVARLRKDRTAHRHWVGELLGTQSRRVPLKSSLFCTEFERVLRRITLDDVHLMFGSNAFGFGEEHMWSRVVHTAVG, encoded by the exons ATGGGACTGCTTCGGGTCCTCGGCGCCCTGGCCATCGCAATCCACGCCGCTGCGGTGCTGGAgcgcggcggcagcgcggcCGGTACGGCTATGGCAGTCGCCCTGCGCAGCTGTGAGGGCTGCTGCGATGTGTTGGGCCCCGGGCGCGCGACTCGGGCgccgcgcggcgccggcgcgtTCATCGGCTCGTCAGCCGCCAAGTGGAAG gcggGTTCCGGCGCGGTCCTGGACGGCCGTAGGGCGTCCGCTCTAGGCAGGAGTTTCGCGAAGGCGAAAGAAGAG GACCCCGCTTCCACGGATGATGACCTCGACGGAGTGGCCTCCGATGTCTTCGAGGACGAGGTGGGGTACGACGACATCTACGACGAGGATAGCgagtacggcagcgaggaggaggaggaggatgaagaagatgaagatgaagaaGGCTCGACGTCGGAGTACGACTCCGACGAGGAGGCGGGCAACAGCGCCTTCGACTACAACGCCCGCGGGGAgctgatgctgcccaaccTTCCCAGGCTGTCGAGGACGCGCGTGTCCCGTAACCGCCACAAGCTGTTCCGGGGCAGCGTCGTGCACCTCTCCGACCTGGTCTACCCGTTGGTGGTTCACGACAAG GAATCGTCGGAGTCCGTGCCCGAGGTGCCGGGGCTGAGGCTGATGTCCATTGCGGACCTTGTGAAGGAGGTCGAGGAGGCCCGTAACCTGGGCCTGACGTCGTTCATGATCCACCCCCACATCGACAAGGCTCTGCGCAGCCAGTTCGCCGATGAGGGGCTGAACCCGGACGGGCTGCTGCCGCGCGCGATCGACGCCGTCAAGGAGGCCTTCCCTGACGTGCAGGTGTTCGCCGACGCGAGCGTGGCGCACTTCTCGCTGGACGGCCACGACGGCCTGGTGGAGCCGCAGACCGACTTCATCGCCAACGACGTGTCGGTGAGCCAGGTGGCGAAGCAGGTGACCACGCTGGCGTCCGCCGGGTGCGACGTGGTGTCTCTGAACGACACGCTGGACGGCACCGTCGGTGTGGCGCGCGACGCGCTTGACTTCGAGGGGTTCACCGACGTGTCGCTGATGAGTCGCGCCGGCAAGTTCAACTCCGTGCTcatggcgcagcagcgcaagcTGCTCGGCATGACCCCGTCGGAGAATGTGCGGCCCGAGAGCTACCTGCATGACGTGGCGGTGGACGAGGAGAGCATCATGAAGGGCATGCAAG ATGTGGACGACGGGGCCGACCTGGTCGCCGTGGAGCCCGCCACCGGATTCCTGGACGTCATACGGAACCTCAAGGACCGGCTGCGAAGCCCCGTTGTGGCGGTGCACACGACCGGGGAGTACCGGGCGCtgaaggccgcggcggcggcgggggTGTTCGACGAGCGCGCGGCTGCGCTCGAGGCCATCCGCGGCCTGCGGCGCGCCGGCGCCGACGTGATCATCTCCAGCTTCTCGAAGGATGTTGCGCAGTGGCTGTTGGAGGATATGCAGACGAACGGGATGGAGCAC CCCGCTGACCCCCTGCCGGAGAACCCGCAAGTGGTGCGCGGGCGGCTGCCCAACGGCCTGGAGTACACGCTGCTGCCGAACGCGAACCACTGCGAGCGACTCGAGGCGTACCTGGAGGTGATGAGCGGCTCCGCGGACGAGCTGGACCACCAGCGCGGCGTGGCTCACTTCTGCGAGCACGTGACCTACATGGGCAGCAG GAAACGGGACGCGCTCGTCGGCCGCGACGTGCGCACGAACGCGTTCACCGACTTCCACCACACGGTGTTCTACGCGTCGTGCCCGTCGTCGATGGAGggctgcggcggccgcgAGGGCTCGCTGGAGCGTGCGCTGGAGGCGCTCGCCGACGTCGTCGTGGCGCCCACGCAGTTCACCGCCTCGCGCGTCGAGAAGGAGCGGCAGGCGATCCTGTCGGAGGCGCGCATCATCAACACGCTGGAGTACCGCAAGAACTGCGCCACCgtggaggcgctgcactCGGAGACCAG GTTCCCCATCGGCGACCTCGACGCGTTGGAGCGCTACAGCGTGCAGGACCTGGCCGACTACCATCGCATACACTACCGCCCGTCGAACCTGCGCCTGTTCCTCGTCGGCGACATAGCGCCCGAGTCGGCCATCCGGGCGGTCGAGCGCGTGTTCGCCGGGATGCAGGAGGACCGGGAGCTGGTCGACCGGTACATGCGTGAGCACGCGGACATATACCAAGGCACCGTGAAGGAGTCGCGGTGGGGGCTCCCGCCGGCCAAGCACATCTGGGACCAGCCTG GCCCGATCGCGCACGTTTGGCAAAACGGCCAAATAAGGAATTTGAGTCTCGAGGTCGTGAGAAAAATGCCGATCCCGACGATTCTCACGTGCGGCGATATGCGTCAGAGCTTGCTGATGAAGCTGGCGTACCGCATCATGTCGCTGAACTTCGACATTCTGCAGCGGGGCGCGGGCTCGCTGGAGTCGGTGGAGGCGAACGACTACGACTGCACCAACGAGGGCTGCCGCGTGCGCTCGTTCGAGTTCCGGTGCGCGCCCTACCAGTGGCGCGACGCGCTGTCGGCCGCCGTGGCGCAGGCGAAGTGCCTCGCCACGCAGGGCGCGACGCACGAGATGTTCTCCCTCGTCAGGGACTCGATGCTGCTCGACTGCTCGCGGCTGGACAGCGCCAAGGCGGACAACCGCGACGTCATCGCCGGGCTGATGGACGCGGCGACGTGCGGGCGCACGGTGATGCTTCCGGACGCCGAGAAGGAGCTGGTCACCGACATGCTGCACAGCGTCCGCCTGGACGACGTGAACGACATGGCGTCGCGGCTGTTCCCGTGGTCGTCCGGGGAGAGTTTCTCGGGGATCCACCTGATTTGCTCCACGCCTCCTCCTGACCCGTCCAtcggctacgacggcgtgACGGAGGAGCTCGTCGCCGACGCCTTTGAAAGCGAGTGCCGCGAGCCGCTCTCCGCCGCGGCGCTGAACCCCAACGTCAACACGCCGTCGCAGCTGCTGAGCGACGAGGAGCGCCGTGAGGTGGTCGGGCGTCGCCCGTACGGCGAGGCGCCGTCGTTCGTCGCCAACCCCATGCTGCCGAAGGAGCGGTACGCTCGCCCGGAGGAGCCGCGGGACGAGGTGCTGAGGTCGCTGGCCGTCGGCGGCGACCTCCGTCTGGTGTCGGAGCGGTACATCGACGCTGTGCGCGACTCGTTCAAGCTGCGGTCCGACATCGAGTACATCACGGAGAACACGGAGACGCCGTCGGAGCTGTCGCGGATCGGCGAACGGCTAACTGAGGGGTCCAGCCACCTCGTAAACGAGCGAGAGCACGGCAAGTACACCCAGGCGCTGGCGAACCTGCGCAAGCCCCTGGCGTCGACGCTGGACCCCGGCGACGTGCTCTACCGCGAACGGCCGGGCCCGGCCGGCATCCACCTGCTGACGCTCGGCAACAGCATCCGTGTGAACCTGCGCGTGGGCGAGGGCGACCAGATGGCCATGAAGGCCGTGATCCCCATTGAGTACGACTACTGCAACCaggaggcgctgctgcggcgcaaGCGCGAGCTGCTCCTGGCGGCCAACGCGATGATGGAGGGCGGCGCCATGGGCAGCCTGAGCCGGCTGCAGGTCGAGATGTTCTGCAGCCAGCACCTGATCGACGTGATGATCGGGGCCAACGAGGACTACTTCTCGATCGAGATGTCGTTCCCCTACGGCCGGCAGGGCCGGCGCGGCGGCAACCTCGAGAGCGCCCTGCAGATAATgcacgcgctgctgcagcaccaccgcatcgagccGGACGCGCTGGCGCGTGCCAAGGACAAGCTGCGCCGCGACCGCGACGTGTATGCGCAGGATCTCCAGGCGTACGGCACCGCCGACCTGGTGTCCGCCATGAGCGAAGGCAAGCTGACCTACCACAACCTGGACATGGCGGCCATCGGCGAGTCCAAACTGGAAAACATCCAGGCCACGTTGGACGGGATCTTCAAGCGCGGCGCCGTCGAACTCTCGATGTCCGGCGCGTTCGACCTGCAGGCGGCGAAGtcactgctgctgcagtatATCGGCACCGTGCAGCTGCCCGAGTCGACGGCGCCCGCACCGGACCGCTACCAACTCTGGCGGCACTACGACACCGCAAGCGACGATGCGGCTGACAAGGGCGCCCGGTTCACCACTGTCCAAGACGACGCCGTTGGCCCCGCTTCCACTGGCGGAAGCGGATCGGAGGCGTCCGACGCCCCGGCGAGCCCCGAGGAGCGGCACCGGCTCATTTTGGTGCCGGACAACCAGGAGCGCGCCATGGTGCTGGTGGGCGGCTACGCCCCGAACGCCAGCGGGATCATGCCGGACGGGACTCACATGGCCGACATCATGCACGCGGAGCTGTACGCGACCTTGGCGACCGACAGGGACGTGAACAACaacgtggagaagctggtgCGCACGGCGAAGGAGCTGTGGCTGCACCCCGCGTTTCCCCGCGCCGCGtgcgcgctgctgcaggagatTCTCAACAACCGCTCGTTCACCGTG CTGCGCGCGGAGAAGCACCTGACGTACGAGTCGAACGTCGACTTCGTGCTGTACGACGTGCAATTCGCAGGCTATTTCGTGATCTCAGTGCACTCGTCGTTCGACAAGTCGGAGTCTATCCTGGAGGAGACGCGCAACCTGGTGGCCGAGCTGCGGGCTGGGATCAGGCCAGTCACGGAGCACCATCTGCAGCGCGCGCGGGACCAGGTGGTTGCGCGCCTGCGCAAGGACAGGACCGCCCACCGCCACTGGGTCGGCGAGCTGCTGGGGACGCAGAGCCGTCGGGTGCCGCTAAAGAGTTCATTATTCTGCACTGAGTTCGAGCGGGTGCTGCGCCGCATCACCTTGGACGACGTGCACCTGATGTTCGGGTCGAACGCCTTCGGCTTCGGCGAGGAGCACATGTGGAGCCGCGTCGTGCACACGGCCGTCGGCTAG
- a CDS encoding RNA polymerase small subunit protein, putative: protein MDKVDTTSPNITFSIENEDHTLGNTLRTLLVEREDVVFAGYSVPHPMQPEVNIRIQTTVKVFGECLDELVEICDLLTDAFVEAGAESYSDAA, encoded by the exons ATGGACAAGGTGGACACGACGTCGCCGAACATCACGTTCAGCATCGAGAACGAGGACCACACGCTGGGCAACACCCTGCGCACGCTGCTGGTCGAGCGCGAGGACGTGGTCTTCGCGGGGTACTCCGTACCGCATCCGATGCAGCCCGAAGTCAACATCCGTATTCAGACCACCG TGAAGGTTTTCGGGGAGTGCCTGGACGAGCTCGTCGAGATTTGCGACCTGCTCACGGACGCCTTCGTCGAGGCGGGCGCGGAGTCCTACAGCGACGCCGCCTGA
- a CDS encoding lysyl-tRNA synthetase, putative translates to MAFATPGRICGTRTRCEGSARPVDILGVPSRLYASDPVGPATSTATEHAVNPTSSAERAATLPNGSADDGSGYDAEALAAAFTHGASAPMLRQISSRLAKMRTIKGDLRVDPYPEVSEESARTVVDVGRIAAAHADLGDGEEVESIKYRVRGRIKSIRFDGLFVVIEDVKGHGLQVMFRRHQDIAVGGASFSANRVGDVLDIGDIILVEGHPKRTATGEMTLVAHSLGVLAKCLLPMPDGFHGLKDVDTRQRLRHLDIMTSAETKRLLQQRSHMVWMLRQFLHGRGYVEVETPVLYHGYSGAQATPFVTRSEALDQRLYLRIAPELFLKRLVTAGLADRVFEIGKCFRNEGTSTHHSPEFTMLELYQQMAGMGDMMRMTEEIVATVATGLRVAVPKFTTKSMSALIEEHAGVKVEQCSSEQLVAALAERGVDETALHDTTWGGLVCALFKHAVEGKILEPTHVTALPADSSPLAAVDADGVHGRVFESYLGGLEFAHGCTEECDPVKLLRKLDRCRQEGLSSSRDTEFLNAVAYGMPPTAGLGIGIDRLLMALTGATSIKHTQTFPLLKNVE, encoded by the coding sequence ATGGCATTCGCAACTCCAGGGAGAATATGCGGGACACGAACAAGGTGTGAGGGGTCAGCCCGCCCTGTAGACATACTGGGGGTGCCTTCGCGATTGTATGCGTCGGATCCGGTGGGTCCCGCCACTTCAACGGCTACCGAACATGCGGTGAATCCTACTTCATCCGCCGAACGTGCAGCGACTCTGCCGAACGGCTCAGCTGATGATGGCTCGGGCTACGATGCGGAGGCGCTGGCTGCCGCTTTCACCCACGGAGCCAGCGCGCCGATGCTGCGGCAGATCAGCAGCCGTCTGGCGAAGATGCGGACCATCAAAGGAGATCTGCGTGTCGACCCGTACCCCGAGGTGAGCGAGGAGAGCGCTCGTACGGTCGTCGACGTCGGCCGCATTGCAGCCGCTCACGCCGATCTTGGTGACGGGGAAGAGGTGGAATCTATAAAGTACCGCGTGCGCGGGCGCATCAAGTCGATCCGATTTGACGGCTTGTTTGTGGTAATCGAGGACGTCAAGGGCCACGGCCTGCAGGTCATGTTCAGACGCCACCAGGACATCGCGGTCGGCGGCGCGTCGTTCAGCGCCAACCGTGTTGGAGATGTGCTCGATATCGGCGACATCATACTTGTAGAGGGGCACCCGAAACGCACGGCCACGGGCGAGATGACGTTGGTGGCACACTCCTTGGGGGTGCTCGCCAAATGCCTGCTGCCGATGCCCGACGGCTTCCACGGCCTGAAGGACGTCGATACGCGACAGCGACTGCGCCACCTGGATATAATGACGTCCGCGGAAACTAAGCGGCTGCTACAGCAACGGTCGCACATGGTCTGGATGCTGCGCCAGTTCCTCCACGGCCGGGGTTATGTGGAGGTCGAGACGCCGGTCCTCTACCACGGGTACAGCGGCGCGCAGGCTACGCCGTTTGTGACGCGCTCGGAGGCGCTCGACCAGCGGCTGTATCTCAGGATCGCGCCCGAGTTGTTCCTGAAGCGCCTGGTCACCGCCGGCCTCGCCGATAGGGTCTTCGAGATCGGCAAGTGCTTCCGCAACGAGGGAACGAGCACGCACCACTCCCCCGAGTTCACGATGCTCGAGCTGTACCAGCAGATGGCGGGCATGGGGGACATGATGCGGATGACGGAGGAGATTGTGGCGACGGTCGCAACGGGGCTGCGCGTCGCCGTCCCCAAGTTCACGACCAAGTCGATGAGCGCGCTCATAGAGGAACATGCAGGGGTCAAGGTGgaacagtgcagcagcgaacAGCTGGTGGCCGCGCTGGCGGAGAGAGGCGTGGACGAGACGGCGTTGCACGACACGACTTGGGGCGGCCTGGTTTGCGCCCTTTTCAAGCATGCCGTCGAGGGCAAAATACTCGAGCCCACGCACGTCACAGCGCTACCCGCCGACTCATCGCCACTGGCGGCGGTTGACGCGGACGGCGTCCACGGACGCGTGTTCGAGTCGTACCTCGGCGGCCTGGAGTTCGCGCACGGATGCACCGAGGAGTGCGACCCCGTCAAGCTCCTGCGCAAACTGGATCGCTGCAGGCAGGAAGGGCTGAGCAGCTCGAGGGACACCGAGTTCCTCAACGCCGTGGCGTACGGAATGCCGCCCACAGCGGGGCTAGGCATCGGGATCGACAGGCTCCTGATGGCCCTCACCGGGGCAACCAGCATCAAACACACGCAGACATTCCCGCTGCTGAAAAATGTAGAATAG
- a CDS encoding KE2 family protein, putative, which yields MEGVEGKKEALKKLEKERLRLLGQLDDLSQESAEHKLVLRTLESLPDDRRCYRIVGRVAVERTVAEVRPALTTYAQKVDELHKTYNEQLNFINEEVSKITRSLGTAADAP from the exons ATGGAAGGCGTTGAGGGCAAGAAAGAGGCGCTCAAAAAGCTGGAGAAGGAACGGCTGAGGCTGCTCGGGCAGCTCGACGACCTATCGCAGGAGTCCGCGGAGCACAA GCTGGTGCTGCGGACTCTGGAGTCGCTGCCAGATGACCGCCGTTGTTACCGCATCGTCGGCCGCGTCGCGGTGGAGCGGACGGTCGCCGAGGTGCGCCCGGCGCTGACGACGTATGCGCAGAAG GTGGACGAGCTGCACAAGACGTACAACGAGCAGCTCAACTTCATCAACGAGGAGGTTTCCAAGATCACCAGGTCACTCGGGACGGCTGCCGACGCGCCGTAG
- a CDS encoding membrane protein, putative, protein MVRRCPWILQFVCALVLLTNECAHVFAEDDSSSGSDTCPANRDIFTRTTFIKRVMGYASDSYLTSPIRRPGDQNDEPAEDDGTTSDAGEHSVDSDDEHDHLDIDSPDEDDAMTRLKNVFSKHRQKPYTREEFTEKLREILITPDPLYGTEYNKDWGRACMTTDYEIPNTEDLIHFNVFDPFMPPGLLFEDLRCLHLYNVQPEYHLYKVRMGDMVLTLRPDLEDASLHLFEDSWGLMVVRVLFTVDGVLHRYEYTENSRGSRVFHKTMGPAMHYAAPNTDTTDLNKWLDEKYYALSRRRPPIIEEVLTAAKA, encoded by the coding sequence ATGGTGCGAAGGTGCCCGTGGATTCTGCAGTTTGTTTGCGCACTAGTTTTATTGACTAATGAGTGTGCGCATGTCTTCGCAGAAGATGATTCTTCAAGCGGCAGTGATACTTGCCCTGCTAACAGGGACATTTTTACGAGGACAACGTTTATTAAGAGAGTAATGGGTTACGCCTCCGACTCATACCTGACGAGTCCAATCCGGCGTCCCGGTGATCAAAACGATGAACCGGCAGAAGATGACGGGACCACTTCCGATGCGGGCGAGCATTCTGTGGATAGTGACGATGAACATGATCACTTGGATATAGACTCTCcggatgaagatgatgcaATGACTCGGCTCAAGAATGTGTTTAGTAAACACAGGCAGAAACCGTACACCCGAGAGGAGTTCACTGAGAAGCTGCGTGAGATCCTCATTACCCCAGATCCACTCTATGGTACTGAGTACAATAAAGATTGGGGCCGTGCTTGCATGACAACGGATTATGAGATCCCGAACACGGAGGATTTGATTCACTTCAATGTATTTGACCCTTTCATGCCTCCAGGTCTTTTGTTCGAGGATCTCCGTTGCCTTCATTTATACAATGTACAGCCGGAGTATCATTTGTACAAGGTACGCATGGGTGATATGGTCCTCACTCTGCGGCCTGACCTGGAAGACGCTTCTTTGCATCTGTTTGAAGACTCCTGGGGGCTGATGGTGGTGCGCGTTTTGTTTACGGTTGACGGTGTTTTGCACCGTTATGAGTACACGGAGAACTCCCGAGGATCTCGAGTTTTCCACAAAACCATGGGACCCGCAATGCACTATGCCGCGCCCAACACGGACACCACTGACCTCAACAAGTGGCTGGACGAGAAATACTACGCATTATCTCGGCGACGCCCACCAATTATAGAAGAGGTTTTGACTGCTGCTAAAGCTTAA
- a CDS encoding vacuolar ATPase subunit B, putative: MPRKYTEVISEADGHRVMAQAAAEDGSSSLRYRTIGGVKGPLVILENVRCPKYAEMVNINLGDGTTRRGQVLEVRGNVAVVQVFEGTAGIDNRSCSVDMTGDVLKMGVSEDMLGRVFNGSGKPVDGGPRILADDYVDVNGEAINPMCRLHPREMLETGISTIDIMNSVVLGQKIPLFSAAGLPHNEIGAQICRQASLVDHKDVVDRHPDNFAVVFAAMGVNLETASFFKNDFEQNGAMSRVALFLNLANDPAVERIVTPRFAYTLAEYLAFDREMNVFVILTDMSAYADALREVSAAREEVPGRRGYPGYMYTDLASLYERAGRIQGCNGSITQFPILTMPNDDITHPIPDLTGYITEGQIFVDRNLYNRGIYPPINVLPSLSRLMKSGIGKGLTREDHPAVSDQLYSDYAIGQDTRTMKAVVGEEAMSSQDLLYLEFTDKFEQKFLKQGQYERRSITQSLDICWELLRTFPEDMLKKIKKDIIQKYYPRSHATASAV, translated from the coding sequence ATGCCTAGGAAATACACAGAAGTTATTTCGGAGGCCGATGGCCATCGAGTGATGGCACAGGCGGCTGCTGAAGACGGATCGTCCAGCCTGCGATACCGTACCATCGGAGGTGTGAAAGGTCCGCTGGTCATTTTGGAGAACGTAAGGTGCCCCAAATACGCCGAAATGGTCAACATCAACCTTGGCGACGGCACCACACGTCGAGGCCAGGTCTTGGAGGTTAGGGGCAACGTGGCCGTCGTGCAGGTGTTCGAAGGAACTGCCGGTATTGACAACCGAAGCTGCAGTGTGGATATGACCGGTGACGTCCTCAAGATGGGTGTCAGCGAGGATATGCTGGGACGCGTGTTCAATGGCAGCGGGAAACCGGTTGACGGTGGGCCCCGCATTCTCGCGGATGACTACGTCGACGTCAACGGAGAGGCCATCAATCCCATGTGCAGGCTGCACCCAAGGGAAATGCTGGAGACTGGAATATCAACTATCGATATCATGAATTCGGTCGTATTGGGGCAGAAAATCCCGCTATTCTCGGCTGCCGGTCTCCCGCACAACGAAATCGGTGCGCAAATCTGTAGACAGGCGTCATTGGTGGACCACAAGGACGTAGTAGACAGGCACCCTGACAACTTCGCCGTTGTATTCGCTGCCATGGGTGTCAATCTGGAAACTGCGTCGTTCTTCAAGAACGATTTCGAGCAAAACGGTGCCATGTCAAGGGTGGCCCTGTTCCTTAACCTGGCCAACGACCCTGCGGTGGAACGTATTGTCACCCCCCGTTTCGCCTACACCTTAGCCGAGTACCTCGCATTCGACAGAGAGATGAATGTATTCGTCATCCTGACGGATATGTCAGCCTACGCCGACGCGCTCCGTGAGGTATCAGCCGCCAGGGAGGAGGTGCCCGGCAGGCGTGGATACCCGGGTTACATGTACACCGATCTGGCCAGCCTCTACGAACGTGCTGGTAGAATTCAGGGGTGCAATGGAAGTATCACGCAGTTCCCCATCCTCACCATGCCAAACGACGACATCACTCATCCCATCCCTGACTTGACGGGTTACATCACGGAGGGACAGATATTTGTGGACAGGAACCTGTACAACAGGGGTATATACCCGCCGATAAACGTGCTGCCGTCTTTGTCGCGTCTCATGAAGTCCGGTATTGGAAAGGGACTCACCAGGGAGGACCACCCCGCAGTATCTGACCAGCTCTACTCGGACTATGCCATCGGACAGGACACGCGCACCATGAAGGCTGTTGTGGGAGAGGAGGCGATGTCGTCTCAGGATCTGCTCTACCTGGAATTCACGGACAAGTTCGAGCAGAAGTTCCTCAAGCAGGGACAATACGAGCGGAGGAGCATCACCCAATCGCTAGACATCTGCTgggagctgctgcgtaCCTTCCCCGAGGACATGCTCAAAAAGATCAAGAAGGACATTATCCAAAAGTACTACCCGAGGAGTCACGCTACAGCTTCTGCCGTTTGA